In one window of Sinorhizobium chiapasense DNA:
- the eglC gene encoding endo-1,3-1,4-beta-glycanase EglC translates to MSRTVLNAVGKSLYYSGSSTAWFSATGSGPTLYGTAGNDSIWGDSSVNVTMIGGKGDDIYYLYSGINRAYEAAGEGVDTISTWMSYTLPDNFENLTVTGNGRFALGNDADNIITGGSGSQTLDGSAGNDVLRGAGGADIFAFTRGNGSDLITDFNFDDIVRLEGYGFTSFSQVQANLRQEGANLRLDLANGESLVFANTTADQLQAQQFRLSLDRSALTQTFSDDFNTLQLHDGASGIWDAKFWWAPEKGSTLAGNGELQWYINPAYQPTASANPFSIKNGVLTITAAPASDAIQAEINGYDYTSGLLTTHSSFAQTYGYFEIRADMPDDQGVWPAFWLLPADGSWPPELDVVEMRGQDPNTVIATVHSNETGSQTSIASAVKVADTSGFHKYGVLWTEEEIVWYFDDAAIARADTPSDMHDPMYMLVNLAVGGIAGTPADGLVDGAQMKIDYIKAYSLDADWHI, encoded by the coding sequence ATGAGCAGAACTGTGCTGAACGCCGTGGGCAAGTCGCTGTACTACAGCGGAAGTTCGACGGCATGGTTTTCCGCCACCGGGTCGGGCCCCACACTCTACGGGACAGCCGGCAACGATTCCATCTGGGGCGACAGTTCCGTCAATGTCACCATGATCGGGGGCAAGGGCGACGACATCTATTATCTCTATTCCGGGATCAATCGAGCGTATGAGGCGGCGGGCGAGGGTGTCGATACAATCAGCACCTGGATGAGCTATACCCTGCCGGACAATTTCGAGAACCTGACCGTCACCGGCAACGGGCGATTTGCCCTTGGTAATGATGCCGACAATATCATCACCGGCGGTTCCGGCAGTCAGACGCTCGATGGCAGCGCCGGCAACGATGTGCTGCGAGGCGCAGGTGGCGCCGATATCTTTGCCTTCACGCGCGGCAACGGTAGCGACCTTATAACCGACTTCAACTTCGACGACATCGTCCGCCTCGAGGGCTATGGGTTTACCTCCTTTTCTCAGGTCCAGGCCAATCTCAGGCAGGAAGGCGCCAACTTGCGGCTCGACCTGGCTAACGGCGAGAGCCTTGTTTTCGCCAATACGACCGCCGACCAATTGCAGGCGCAGCAGTTCAGATTGAGTCTCGATCGTTCCGCGCTGACACAAACGTTTTCCGACGACTTCAATACTCTTCAGCTTCATGACGGCGCGAGCGGTATCTGGGACGCCAAATTCTGGTGGGCACCCGAAAAGGGAAGCACACTTGCGGGTAACGGCGAACTTCAGTGGTATATCAACCCGGCCTATCAGCCCACGGCTTCCGCCAATCCGTTTTCCATCAAAAACGGTGTCCTGACGATCACTGCGGCGCCGGCATCTGACGCCATTCAGGCCGAGATCAACGGCTACGACTATACCTCGGGCCTGCTCACGACCCATTCGTCCTTTGCCCAGACTTACGGCTACTTCGAGATCCGCGCCGACATGCCGGACGACCAAGGCGTATGGCCGGCATTCTGGCTGCTGCCGGCCGATGGCTCCTGGCCGCCGGAACTGGATGTCGTGGAGATGCGCGGGCAGGACCCGAACACGGTCATCGCCACCGTCCATTCCAACGAGACCGGCTCGCAGACCAGCATCGCAAGCGCCGTCAAAGTGGCCGACACCAGCGGGTTCCACAAATACGGGGTGCTTTGGACGGAAGAGGAAATCGTCTGGTATTTCGATGACGCCGCGATCGCACGCGCCGACACGCCCTCGGACATGCACGATCCCATGTACATGCTCGTGAACCTCGCTGTCGGGGGCATAGCGGGCACGCCCGCCGACGGCCTTGTCGACGGGGCCCAAATGAAGATCGACTACATCAAGGCCTATTCGCTGGACGCCGACTGGCATATCTGA
- a CDS encoding substrate-binding domain-containing protein, with translation MRKALLLAVAVLALSAGTAMAQKKQLVIVVKGLDNPFFEAINQGCQKWNSENPDSEYECFYTGPASTSDEAGEAQIVQDMLGKAETAAIAISPSNAKLIAQTLKTANPSVPVMTLDADLAAEDSALRKTYLGTDNYLMGARIADYIKKAKPNGGKICTIEGNPGADNILRRAQGMRDTLTGQKGLAELKGEGGWTEVAGCPVFTNDDGAKGVQAMTDILAANPDLDAFGIMGGWPLFGAPQPYRDLFKPMADKIAKNEFVIGAADTIGDEVAIAREGLVTALVGQRPFEMGYKAPAVMLDLIAGKPVEDPVFTGLDECTKDTVDTCIQK, from the coding sequence ATGAGGAAGGCACTATTGCTTGCCGTTGCCGTCTTGGCACTCAGCGCCGGAACGGCCATGGCCCAGAAGAAACAGCTCGTCATCGTCGTGAAGGGCCTCGACAATCCGTTCTTCGAAGCGATCAACCAGGGTTGCCAGAAGTGGAACAGCGAAAACCCGGATTCGGAGTATGAGTGCTTCTACACCGGTCCGGCATCGACGTCGGACGAGGCTGGCGAGGCGCAGATCGTCCAGGATATGCTGGGCAAGGCGGAAACGGCCGCCATTGCCATCTCGCCGTCAAACGCAAAACTCATCGCCCAAACGCTGAAGACCGCCAACCCTTCGGTTCCGGTGATGACGCTTGACGCCGACCTGGCCGCCGAGGATTCGGCACTGCGCAAAACCTACCTTGGCACCGACAACTACCTGATGGGCGCGCGGATCGCCGATTACATCAAGAAGGCCAAGCCGAATGGCGGCAAGATCTGCACGATCGAAGGCAATCCGGGCGCGGACAATATTCTGCGCCGGGCACAGGGGATGCGCGACACTCTGACCGGCCAAAAGGGTCTCGCAGAGCTGAAGGGTGAAGGCGGCTGGACCGAAGTCGCCGGCTGCCCGGTCTTCACCAATGACGACGGCGCCAAGGGCGTCCAGGCTATGACCGATATCCTGGCGGCCAACCCGGACCTCGATGCCTTCGGCATCATGGGCGGCTGGCCGTTGTTCGGTGCACCACAACCCTATCGTGACCTGTTCAAGCCGATGGCCGACAAGATCGCCAAGAACGAGTTCGTCATCGGCGCCGCCGACACCATCGGCGACGAAGTCGCGATCGCGCGCGAGGGCCTCGTAACAGCGCTCGTCGGCCAGCGGCCGTTCGAGATGGGTTACAAGGCGCCGGCGGTAATGCTGGACCTGATCGCCGGCAAGCCGGTCGAAGACCCGGTGTTCACCGGCCTCGACGAATGCACCAAGGATACCGTCGACACCTGCATTCAGAAATAA
- a CDS encoding NAD-dependent epimerase/dehydratase family protein, producing the protein MLILVTGATGKVGRHFIAGLLDDPRFSKARIRALCHNRLCPETDRVELARGSIADRRVVSDALADVTHVVHLATCKETPDDVIDVTVKGLFWLLEEFRASAAASQFILIGGDAGIGHFYYRHDGPITEKVSHQAYPGCYALSKVLEEVMLEQFGIQYGLNGCCLRAPWIMEKDDFKYTLSFGDDVFGGPVWKSLVPQADAERYAKDGTVPLLRDADGRPLKRNFVHVDDLVSAILAAIDNPRATRQLFNISMDRPVDYGEVAAYLARTRGLASVDIASQFHSNWMDNSKAKYLLNWQPEYDTERLIDSAWQYERARDDPRIVWYPG; encoded by the coding sequence ATGCTGATCCTTGTTACCGGTGCAACGGGCAAGGTCGGGCGGCACTTCATTGCTGGGCTGCTTGACGATCCGCGATTTTCCAAGGCGCGCATCCGTGCGCTTTGTCATAATCGCCTGTGTCCGGAAACCGACCGGGTCGAGTTGGCACGCGGATCCATCGCCGACCGGCGCGTCGTGTCTGACGCGCTCGCCGACGTCACCCATGTGGTCCACCTCGCCACCTGCAAGGAAACGCCCGATGACGTCATCGACGTCACGGTCAAGGGGCTTTTCTGGCTGCTGGAGGAGTTCCGCGCGAGTGCAGCCGCATCCCAGTTCATCCTCATCGGCGGCGACGCCGGCATCGGCCATTTCTACTACCGCCACGACGGGCCGATCACCGAGAAGGTATCGCATCAGGCGTATCCCGGCTGCTACGCGCTGTCGAAGGTGCTCGAAGAGGTGATGCTGGAGCAGTTCGGCATCCAGTACGGCCTCAACGGCTGCTGCCTGCGCGCGCCGTGGATCATGGAGAAGGACGACTTCAAATACACGCTGTCTTTCGGCGACGACGTCTTCGGCGGCCCGGTGTGGAAGAGCCTCGTTCCGCAGGCTGACGCGGAGCGCTACGCCAAAGACGGCACGGTGCCGCTGCTGCGCGATGCCGACGGGCGGCCGCTCAAACGCAATTTCGTGCATGTCGACGATCTGGTCTCCGCCATATTGGCGGCGATCGACAATCCACGCGCGACGCGGCAGCTCTTCAATATCTCAATGGACAGGCCGGTCGACTACGGCGAAGTCGCCGCATATCTCGCCCGCACCCGCGGCCTCGCTTCCGTCGACATAGCAAGCCAGTTTCACTCGAACTGGATGGACAACAGCAAGGCGAAGTACCTGCTGAACTGGCAACCTGAGTACGACACGGAAAGGCTTATCGACTCGGCTTGGCAGTACGAGCGTGCGCGGGATGATCCGCGCATCGTCTGGTATCCGGGTTGA